The Micromonospora sp. NBC_00421 genome contains a region encoding:
- a CDS encoding polysaccharide deacetylase family protein produces the protein MIASIGGSRRPSVPRASRRTVRLAALVTTVALGAVGLAVAATPSSAAACNGYVGLTFDDGPTGSTGALLSVLRANNVRATMFNVGQNVQGNQAAARAQVDAGMWVGNHSWNHAHMTSMGQSQMQSDLSQTNSAIQAATGVRPQLFRPPYGETNSTLQSVASSLGLRQVIWDVDSQDWNGASVGQIVSNAGRLQAGQVILMHDGIQNTRDAIPQIVANLNSRNLCPGMISPSTGRAVAPDGTPPTTGTPTTPPGNPTTPPPSGGCTATATYPNVWGDRYNTSVTVQGAGNWTVVVAVTAPQKITTTWNGAPSWDGTGNVMTMRSNGSGNTFGFTTMMNGNSGARPQIRSCTTG, from the coding sequence ATGATCGCCAGTATCGGTGGCTCCCGCCGCCCGTCCGTCCCCCGAGCATCGCGCCGCACCGTCCGGTTGGCCGCGCTCGTCACCACCGTGGCGCTGGGTGCCGTCGGTCTCGCGGTCGCCGCGACCCCGTCCAGCGCCGCCGCCTGCAACGGCTACGTCGGCCTCACCTTCGACGACGGTCCGACCGGCAGCACCGGCGCACTGCTGTCCGTGCTGCGCGCAAACAACGTCCGGGCCACCATGTTCAACGTCGGGCAGAACGTGCAGGGCAACCAGGCCGCCGCGCGGGCCCAGGTCGACGCCGGCATGTGGGTCGGCAACCACAGCTGGAACCACGCGCACATGACCTCGATGGGTCAGAGCCAGATGCAGTCGGACCTCTCCCAGACCAACTCGGCGATCCAGGCGGCCACCGGTGTCCGGCCGCAGCTGTTCCGCCCGCCCTACGGGGAGACCAACTCGACCCTCCAGTCGGTCGCCTCGTCGCTCGGCCTGCGACAGGTGATCTGGGACGTCGACTCCCAGGACTGGAACGGTGCCAGCGTCGGCCAGATCGTCTCCAACGCCGGCCGGCTCCAGGCCGGCCAGGTGATCCTGATGCACGACGGCATCCAGAACACCCGTGACGCGATCCCGCAGATCGTGGCCAACCTGAACAGCCGCAACCTCTGCCCGGGGATGATCTCGCCGAGCACCGGCCGGGCGGTGGCCCCGGACGGCACCCCGCCGACCACCGGCACTCCGACCACCCCGCCCGGCAACCCGACCACCCCGCCGCCCAGCGGGGGCTGCACCGCGACGGCGACGTACCCCAACGTCTGGGGCGACAGGTACAACACGTCGGTGACGGTCCAGGGGGCCGGCAACTGGACGGTGGTCGTGGCGGTGACCGCGCCGCAGAAGATCACCACCACCTGGAACGGCGCCCCCAGCTGGGACGGCACCGGCAACGTGATGACGATGCGGTCCAACGGCAGTGGCAACACCTTCGGCTTCACCACGATGATGAACGGCAACAGCGGCGCCAGACCGCAGATCCGGTCCTGCACCACGGGCTGA
- a CDS encoding histidine phosphatase family protein: protein MDTVAELTVVRHGQSLANVAFAEAHTRGVAAHGLTGRDADIDLSPLGRRQATRLGHWLAAQPADQLPEHVVCSPYLRARQTWARVADTAAALGVTHPPADLDDRLVDRGMGDLELLTPLMIAERFPTEAARLAADGLYAYRPPDGETFDDVVARVRAALADLGSRHAGRRVWVVAHDAVVVAVRHLLDGLSFTDLDAILATTPIANTSLTRYAHARGRLQLVEFAATPHLPG, encoded by the coding sequence ATGGACACCGTCGCAGAGTTGACAGTCGTTCGGCACGGGCAGAGCCTCGCCAACGTCGCCTTCGCCGAGGCCCACACCCGTGGCGTCGCCGCGCACGGCCTTACCGGGCGCGACGCCGACATCGACCTGTCCCCGCTGGGCCGGCGGCAGGCCACCCGGCTCGGCCACTGGCTCGCGGCGCAGCCCGCCGACCAGCTCCCGGAGCACGTCGTCTGCTCCCCCTACCTGCGGGCCCGCCAGACCTGGGCCCGGGTAGCGGACACCGCCGCCGCCCTCGGTGTCACCCACCCACCGGCCGACCTCGACGACCGGCTGGTCGACCGGGGCATGGGTGACCTGGAGCTCCTGACGCCCCTCATGATCGCCGAGCGCTTCCCCACCGAGGCGGCCCGGCTCGCCGCCGACGGCCTCTACGCCTACCGGCCACCGGACGGGGAGACGTTCGACGACGTCGTCGCCCGCGTCCGTGCCGCCCTGGCCGACCTCGGCAGCCGCCACGCCGGCCGCCGGGTGTGGGTGGTGGCCCACGACGCCGTGGTCGTCGCCGTGCGTCACCTCCTCGACGGACTGTCGTTCACCGACCTCGACGCGATCCTCGCCACCACCCCGATCGCCAACACTTCACTGACCCGCTACGCCCATGCCCGCGGTCGTCTCCAGCTCGTCGAGTTCGCCGCCACCCCCCACCTGCCCGGATAG
- a CDS encoding poly(ethylene terephthalate) hydrolase family protein encodes MSPGLRGRLAKLATAGIAAAVVGLFTMTVATGSASAADNPYQRGPDPTRASVAAVNGPFANTSVAVPTGYGFNGGRIYYPTDTSQGTFGAIAISPGYTALFSVELAWMGPWLASHGFVVIGIETNSRNDFDTARGTQLLAALDYLTQQSPVRDRVDPTRLAVSGHSMGGGGALSAALRRASLKAVVGIAPYSPSSNLANDRVPTMIFSGQADTVVTPSYATGLYNSIPATTESAYLEVAGADHGFMVGRSNPVLIRTMLPFLKMFVDNDARYSQFLCPLADNSGVVTYRSTCPLLPTTPTTPPPTPSDTPPPTPTSTPTTPPTTGPPGTASLVVGAQSGRCLDVPNASRANGTRVQLWDCNRQANQSWTYTSTKQLRVYGDMCLDAAGSGNGAAVQIYGCHSQTNQQWNVNANGTISSVQSGRCLDVWSTANGAQIQLYDCHGQTNQRFTLTPLA; translated from the coding sequence GTGTCCCCAGGCCTGCGGGGACGGCTGGCCAAGCTCGCCACGGCCGGGATCGCCGCCGCCGTCGTCGGGTTGTTCACCATGACGGTGGCGACGGGGTCGGCGTCGGCTGCCGACAACCCGTACCAGCGGGGCCCGGACCCCACCCGGGCCAGCGTCGCGGCGGTGAACGGCCCGTTCGCCAACACGTCGGTCGCCGTCCCGACCGGGTACGGATTCAACGGCGGCAGGATCTACTACCCGACCGACACCAGCCAGGGCACCTTCGGCGCCATCGCGATCTCGCCGGGTTACACCGCGTTGTTCTCCGTCGAGCTGGCCTGGATGGGGCCGTGGCTGGCCTCGCACGGCTTCGTCGTGATCGGCATCGAGACCAACAGCCGCAACGACTTCGACACGGCCCGGGGCACCCAGTTGCTCGCCGCGCTTGACTACCTGACCCAGCAGAGCCCGGTGCGCGACCGGGTCGACCCCACCCGGCTGGCCGTCTCCGGTCACTCCATGGGTGGCGGTGGAGCGCTGAGCGCGGCGCTCCGGCGTGCGTCGCTGAAGGCGGTGGTCGGCATCGCGCCGTACTCGCCGTCGTCCAACCTGGCCAACGACCGGGTGCCCACGATGATCTTCTCCGGGCAGGCGGACACGGTGGTCACCCCGTCCTACGCCACCGGTCTGTACAACAGCATCCCGGCCACGACGGAGAGCGCCTACCTGGAGGTCGCGGGCGCCGACCACGGGTTCATGGTCGGCCGGTCGAACCCGGTGCTGATCCGGACCATGCTGCCGTTCCTCAAGATGTTCGTCGACAACGACGCCCGCTACAGCCAGTTCCTCTGCCCGCTGGCGGACAACAGCGGCGTGGTGACCTACCGCAGCACGTGCCCGCTGCTGCCCACGACGCCGACCACCCCGCCGCCGACCCCGTCGGACACCCCGCCGCCGACGCCGACGAGCACCCCGACCACGCCGCCGACCACCGGCCCGCCCGGCACCGCCAGCCTGGTCGTCGGCGCGCAGTCCGGCCGGTGCCTCGACGTGCCCAACGCCTCCCGCGCCAACGGCACCCGGGTGCAGCTCTGGGACTGCAACAGGCAGGCCAACCAGTCCTGGACCTACACCTCGACCAAGCAACTACGGGTGTACGGCGACATGTGTCTGGACGCGGCGGGTTCCGGCAACGGCGCGGCGGTCCAGATCTACGGCTGCCACAGCCAGACCAACCAGCAGTGGAACGTCAACGCCAACGGCACCATCAGCAGCGTGCAGTCCGGGCGGTGCCTGGACGTCTGGAGCACGGCCAACGGGGCGCAGATCCAGCTCTACGACTGCCACGGTCAGACCAACCAGCGGTTCACCCTCACGCCCCTCGCCTGA